From one Candidatus Wallbacteria bacterium genomic stretch:
- the fliG gene encoding flagellar motor switch protein FliG, translating to MVKGKKLELTGRQKAAVLLIFLGPDVSSDIFKQLSDDEIEMLTLEIARMQTVNSETTNQVIEEFNSMLKAQKYLSSGGISYARDVLEKALGSKKAAEILSKLTSSFPVRPFEIVRATEPSQLINFIQNEHPQVIALILAYLQPEKAAVVLASLPEEVQADVTKRLAVMDRTSPEVIREVERLLEKKLSSILPEDYTSVGGIDSTVEILNKVDRGTENTIIEALEVQDPELAEEIKKRMFVFEDVVSIDDRGIQRVLREIDMRELAVALKGTNDDVLEKFRNNMSKRATAMLQEDMEYMGPVRVRDVEEAQQKIVNVIRSLEETGEIIIARGSEEELVS from the coding sequence ATGGTCAAAGGAAAAAAACTTGAACTTACCGGCCGCCAGAAGGCTGCAGTCCTGCTGATTTTTTTGGGTCCTGATGTTTCATCGGACATTTTCAAGCAGTTGAGCGACGATGAAATCGAGATGCTCACTCTTGAAATTGCCAGAATGCAGACCGTCAATTCAGAAACTACAAACCAGGTGATCGAAGAATTCAATTCTATGCTGAAAGCTCAGAAATATCTGTCTTCAGGAGGTATCTCCTATGCCAGAGACGTGCTGGAAAAAGCTCTCGGCTCTAAAAAGGCTGCTGAAATCCTCAGCAAGCTGACTTCCAGTTTCCCTGTCCGCCCCTTTGAAATTGTGCGCGCCACTGAGCCATCCCAGCTGATCAATTTTATCCAGAACGAGCATCCTCAGGTAATCGCGCTGATCCTGGCTTATCTGCAACCGGAGAAAGCCGCAGTTGTTCTTGCTTCCCTGCCCGAAGAAGTACAGGCGGATGTGACCAAAAGACTGGCTGTTATGGACCGCACTTCTCCTGAGGTCATCCGCGAAGTTGAACGCCTGCTGGAAAAGAAACTTTCCTCCATACTGCCGGAAGATTACACCAGTGTGGGCGGTATCGATTCCACTGTGGAGATTCTCAACAAAGTCGACCGCGGCACAGAAAACACCATCATCGAAGCCCTCGAAGTGCAGGACCCTGAACTGGCGGAGGAAATCAAGAAGCGCATGTTCGTCTTCGAAGATGTCGTTTCCATAGACGACCGCGGCATTCAGAGAGTCCTGCGCGAGATCGACATGCGAGAACTTGCCGTGGCACTAAAAGGAACGAATGATGACGTGCTGGAAAAGTTTCGGAACAACATGTCGAAGCGCGCTACCGCGATGCTGCAGGAAGACATGGAATATATGGGTCCTGTGCGTGTCCGGGATGTAGAGGAAGCACAGCAGAAAATCGTAAATGTAATCCGCAGCCTGGAAGAAACCGGCGAAATCATCATTGCCCGCGGCAGCGAAGAAGAACTGGTATCCTGA
- the fliI gene encoding flagellar protein export ATPase FliI, protein MLAPFDQVLTNFNPIIQNGRVTKVIGLRIESLGPQVSVGDLCCIFPKDSQEFIRAEVVGFSDNKVLLMPLGELGGIGSGARVAATGGPLKIAVSNQLRGRILNGLGFPIDGKPPLKDAKYYEIYNQPPDPLKRTRIKDSLSVGIRAIDGLCTLGKGQRIGIFSASGVGKSTLLGMIARNTKADINVIGLIGERGREVREFIERDLGEEGLKRSVLVVATSEQPALCRIKAAFVATTLAEYFRDQGLDVMLMMDSVTRFAMSQREVGQAVGEPPATRGYTPSVFALMPRLMERAGTSEKGSITGLYTILVEGDDLDEPVADTVRGILDGHLVLSRRLASLNHYPAIDILQSLSRLMIEVVNESHLKAANRLKALLATYSEAEDLINIGEYVKGSNAEIDQAVAMKDRFNKFLIQGIFEKCDYDETLEQLVGMFD, encoded by the coding sequence ATTCTGGCCCCTTTTGACCAGGTTCTGACTAATTTTAATCCGATCATCCAGAATGGCCGGGTCACTAAAGTCATCGGCCTTAGAATCGAATCACTGGGACCCCAGGTTTCTGTAGGAGATCTGTGCTGCATTTTCCCTAAAGACAGCCAGGAGTTCATCAGGGCCGAAGTGGTAGGTTTCAGTGATAACAAAGTTCTGCTGATGCCTCTGGGAGAATTGGGCGGGATCGGGTCCGGCGCAAGGGTTGCCGCCACGGGGGGGCCTTTGAAGATAGCTGTATCCAACCAGCTCAGAGGAAGAATCCTGAACGGACTTGGATTTCCAATCGACGGCAAGCCACCTCTCAAAGACGCTAAGTATTACGAAATATACAATCAACCCCCTGACCCTCTAAAGCGCACTCGCATCAAGGATTCACTCAGTGTCGGCATCAGAGCCATTGACGGGCTCTGTACCCTGGGTAAAGGCCAGAGAATCGGAATATTTTCAGCTTCCGGCGTGGGAAAGAGCACACTCCTGGGAATGATTGCCCGCAACACCAAGGCCGACATCAATGTCATCGGCCTGATCGGTGAACGAGGCAGGGAAGTGCGTGAATTCATTGAACGCGATCTTGGCGAAGAAGGGCTGAAACGCTCGGTGCTGGTTGTCGCCACTTCCGAGCAGCCGGCTTTATGCAGAATCAAGGCTGCTTTTGTTGCCACCACACTGGCTGAATACTTCCGTGACCAGGGCCTGGATGTAATGCTGATGATGGATTCAGTAACCAGATTTGCAATGTCGCAGCGTGAAGTCGGCCAGGCCGTCGGCGAACCTCCAGCCACCAGAGGCTATACACCTTCAGTATTCGCCTTGATGCCGCGCCTGATGGAACGCGCAGGGACCTCGGAAAAGGGCAGCATCACAGGTCTTTACACGATACTGGTTGAAGGGGATGACTTGGACGAACCGGTTGCAGATACCGTCAGAGGGATCCTGGATGGCCATCTTGTTTTATCCAGAAGACTCGCCTCACTCAATCACTATCCGGCAATCGATATTCTGCAGAGCCTATCCCGCTTGATGATAGAGGTAGTCAATGAATCCCATCTCAAGGCTGCAAACAGGTTGAAAGCCCTGCTCGCCACATACAGTGAAGCGGAAGATCTGATCAATATCGGCGAATACGTCAAAGGATCAAACGCCGAAATAGACCAGGCTGTAGCGATGAAGGACAGATTCAATAAATTCCTGATCCAGGGGATCTTTGAGAAGTGTGATTATGACGAAACTCTCGAACAGCTGGTGGGAATGTTTGATTAA
- a CDS encoding FliH/SctL family protein gives MAPKVIKLDNIINQRILVGSGSLARPMFSEEEKLNHLHRQLEEAERQLEKLRSESSLLKEKSEREAREIVTKARQFAEEQLKNSDALRKKASEESTILIKQSSDEAQKKAYADGLLKGQEEGYQEGIAKTAALIEEAGKLLESINNSRDQIIFSLKDDLCRLITSYVRRIIKIELKLQPEIIISNISAALAKTNSKENITVILSEEDYDLILNHSEKLRKIVKGILNIKYLKEPNLKSGGCIVETDYGSIDATIEGQFHELQKTIYKALDKDIAPAREEL, from the coding sequence TTGGCACCTAAGGTAATCAAGCTGGACAACATCATAAACCAGAGGATTCTGGTTGGTTCCGGCTCACTGGCCAGGCCAATGTTCAGCGAAGAAGAGAAGCTCAATCACCTCCACCGGCAGCTGGAAGAAGCCGAGAGGCAACTTGAAAAGCTCCGTTCCGAAAGCTCTCTGCTTAAGGAAAAGTCGGAAAGAGAAGCCCGGGAGATTGTGACTAAAGCCAGACAGTTTGCGGAAGAGCAGCTGAAAAACAGCGATGCTCTCCGGAAAAAAGCCAGCGAAGAATCCACCATACTCATTAAACAGTCCTCTGATGAAGCCCAAAAAAAAGCTTATGCTGATGGACTTTTAAAAGGACAGGAAGAAGGCTACCAAGAAGGAATAGCCAAAACCGCAGCCCTGATTGAAGAAGCGGGTAAGCTTCTGGAATCCATCAACAATTCCAGAGATCAGATCATCTTTAGTCTCAAAGACGATCTCTGCAGACTGATCACAAGCTATGTCCGCCGGATTATCAAAATCGAGCTGAAATTGCAGCCAGAGATCATCATCAGTAACATTTCAGCAGCGTTGGCAAAAACAAACTCAAAGGAAAACATTACCGTCATACTTTCGGAAGAAGATTACGATCTGATCCTGAATCACTCGGAGAAACTGAGAAAAATAGTCAAAGGCATCCTGAACATCAAATACCTCAAGGAGCCGAATCTCAAAAGCGGTGGCTGCATAGTGGAAACCGATTATGGTTCAATCGACGCCACCATCGAAGGTCAGTTCCACGAACTGCAGAAAACAATCTACAAGGCTCTAGACAAGGACATTGCTCCCGCCAGGGAGGAACTGTGA
- a CDS encoding homocysteine S-methyltransferase family protein, producing the protein MDIIRELKKRILIGDGAMGTVLQKYGLLNGQAPELLNLQRPDEIEGIHLRYLKSGADLIETNTFGANSAKLAGYGLSDRVRELNLAGAKLARAAAGTKAFVAGSVGPTGLMVNSNPAILDEISGIYREQIRALCEGGIDLILFETFSDLSELKAAVVSALEFVKIPVFAQMTFDRDGRTLTGTDPSTFASTMETLGVSGIGINCSVGSGDMIRIIEEISDNTRLFISVFPNAGIPSVREGKTIYPESPATFVENALVFVKKGANLIGGCCGTDESHIRELSLRLKDKLPKSRNSNVCSSVCSISKTYRFGSFGLPPLLIGERLNPTGKKKLALDIGNRVFFRLRQDAVKQEREKAQVLDLNVSVPGTDELTSMKEAVRIVQTTSKCALCVDSPNHQVLSAVLPYLTGRAIVNSINGDQDVLELILPLLKKWGCMAIALLLDKQGIPETAGKRVKIAERILKTAERYGLDQRHFLFDPLALTIGVNRSSAQTALESLRILKNLGVFTSLGVSNVSHGLPGRSGLNAAFLSQAIDCGVSAVIINPGDSEVMKAYWSASALSGRDEGFLNLFRSVEIPMDGVNRGKLHLEKPEERNLEEELAEAVVNGATKTANDLVEFLSREKKPLEILNQILMPAMTRVGKLFEEKEFYLPQLIAAAETMCSCTGFIAKLIAEDGVQQVEKKILLATVEGDIHDIGKNIVSALLRSNGFTVIDLGKDVKKEIILERLQRDQQIRVLGLSALMTTTMVKMKEVIELVKREIPAGSVKIVVGGAVLTPEYASEIGADYCALDALHGVKLIKEIFE; encoded by the coding sequence ATGGATATTATCCGGGAGCTGAAAAAGCGCATCCTGATCGGGGATGGCGCCATGGGGACCGTATTGCAAAAATACGGACTTCTTAATGGACAGGCCCCTGAATTATTGAATTTGCAGCGTCCGGATGAGATTGAGGGGATTCACCTTCGTTATTTAAAATCCGGCGCAGATCTGATTGAAACAAACACATTTGGAGCTAATTCCGCCAAACTTGCCGGCTATGGACTGTCGGACAGAGTTCGCGAATTAAACTTGGCGGGAGCCAAACTGGCAAGAGCTGCCGCTGGAACCAAGGCTTTTGTAGCAGGCTCAGTCGGTCCAACCGGGTTGATGGTGAACAGCAATCCGGCGATTCTCGATGAAATTTCAGGTATTTACAGGGAACAGATCAGGGCTTTGTGCGAAGGCGGGATAGACCTGATTCTTTTTGAAACATTCAGCGACTTGTCGGAACTTAAAGCCGCAGTAGTTTCCGCCCTGGAGTTCGTTAAAATCCCTGTTTTCGCTCAGATGACTTTCGACAGGGACGGGAGGACCTTGACCGGAACGGATCCATCGACTTTCGCCTCCACCATGGAAACACTGGGTGTTTCAGGAATCGGAATTAATTGCTCAGTAGGTTCAGGGGACATGATTCGGATTATCGAAGAAATCTCAGATAATACCCGTCTGTTTATCTCTGTCTTCCCGAATGCCGGAATTCCATCTGTCAGGGAGGGAAAGACGATTTATCCCGAATCTCCGGCGACATTTGTAGAAAACGCACTGGTTTTTGTAAAAAAAGGCGCGAATCTGATCGGCGGATGCTGTGGAACAGACGAATCACATATCAGGGAGTTGAGTCTTAGACTGAAGGATAAACTGCCAAAGTCTCGAAACAGCAATGTTTGCAGTTCGGTTTGCAGTATTTCCAAAACATACCGCTTCGGTTCTTTTGGGTTACCACCACTTCTGATCGGGGAGCGGCTGAATCCCACCGGTAAAAAGAAACTGGCTCTGGATATCGGCAATCGGGTTTTTTTCAGATTGAGACAGGATGCTGTAAAACAGGAGCGGGAAAAAGCCCAGGTGCTCGATCTGAATGTCTCTGTTCCTGGAACAGATGAACTGACTTCGATGAAAGAAGCTGTCAGGATTGTACAGACCACCAGCAAGTGCGCTCTCTGCGTGGATTCCCCAAATCACCAGGTGCTTTCAGCGGTGCTGCCTTATCTGACAGGCAGGGCGATCGTGAATTCAATTAATGGAGATCAGGATGTACTGGAGCTGATACTCCCGCTTTTGAAAAAATGGGGATGCATGGCAATCGCCCTGTTGCTTGACAAGCAGGGTATTCCTGAAACCGCCGGCAAGAGAGTTAAGATAGCGGAACGGATTCTTAAAACAGCAGAGAGATACGGGCTTGATCAAAGGCATTTTCTGTTTGATCCGCTGGCTTTGACGATAGGAGTAAACCGGAGTTCAGCTCAGACCGCCTTGGAGTCCCTCAGAATTTTAAAAAATTTAGGTGTGTTTACCAGTCTTGGAGTCAGCAATGTTTCGCACGGACTTCCCGGTAGGTCTGGATTGAACGCAGCTTTTTTATCTCAGGCCATTGACTGTGGTGTTTCCGCTGTGATCATCAATCCGGGTGATTCCGAAGTCATGAAGGCATACTGGTCGGCATCCGCTCTTTCCGGCCGGGATGAAGGATTTCTGAATTTATTCCGGAGTGTTGAAATCCCCATGGATGGAGTGAATAGAGGAAAGTTGCATCTGGAGAAACCCGAAGAAAGAAATCTCGAGGAAGAACTTGCCGAAGCAGTGGTCAATGGAGCAACCAAGACCGCGAATGATCTGGTGGAATTTCTAAGCCGCGAGAAAAAACCGCTGGAAATTTTGAATCAGATACTGATGCCGGCAATGACCCGGGTGGGAAAGCTATTTGAGGAAAAAGAATTCTATTTGCCTCAACTGATCGCGGCTGCAGAAACAATGTGTTCCTGCACCGGATTTATTGCCAAACTGATAGCTGAGGATGGAGTTCAGCAGGTCGAAAAAAAGATCTTACTTGCCACAGTAGAAGGTGACATCCACGATATTGGCAAGAACATCGTGTCAGCGTTGCTTCGGAGTAACGGATTTACCGTAATAGACCTGGGGAAGGACGTAAAAAAGGAAATCATTTTGGAGCGGTTACAAAGGGATCAGCAGATCCGGGTGCTTGGATTGTCCGCACTGATGACAACCACTATGGTTAAAATGAAGGAAGTCATTGAGCTCGTAAAGAGGGAAATTCCGGCAGGATCAGTCAAGATCGTGGTGGGAGGAGCAGTGCTGACTCCGGAATACGCGAGTGAAATTGGAGCTGATTACTGTGCTTTGGACGCCCTCCATGGAGTGAAACTGATCAAGGAGATTTTTGAATGA
- a CDS encoding methylenetetrahydrofolate reductase C-terminal domain-containing protein produces MIITRPKDCSEIIVHIEGKKLALIGCDVCAKLCHTGGEEEVKGYAEFYAGLGYQIVTCAQVEGVCNELLTGKFVRSNKLLGQAETILLASCGNGVQVLKDFLPGKNVLPILDTLFLGSLKNHHLFQERCSLCGNCILGRTEGICPLTQCAKFILNGPCGGSMNGKCEVDPGKDCAWYQIYERMKNRGKEHLLEGIFLPTNHSEELIPRKLNTRK; encoded by the coding sequence ATGATTATAACCCGTCCGAAAGATTGCTCGGAAATCATCGTTCATATTGAAGGCAAAAAACTGGCATTGATCGGTTGTGATGTCTGCGCTAAGCTTTGCCATACTGGCGGAGAAGAAGAAGTCAAAGGTTATGCGGAATTTTATGCGGGACTCGGGTATCAGATCGTGACCTGCGCACAGGTGGAGGGTGTCTGCAACGAACTTCTGACTGGTAAATTCGTCAGAAGCAACAAGCTGCTTGGTCAGGCTGAAACGATTCTGCTGGCTTCCTGCGGCAATGGAGTCCAGGTTTTGAAGGATTTCCTGCCAGGAAAAAATGTGCTTCCGATTCTGGACACGCTTTTCCTGGGTTCCTTGAAAAACCACCATCTGTTTCAGGAACGTTGTTCATTGTGTGGGAACTGCATTCTCGGCCGGACCGAAGGAATCTGCCCCCTTACGCAATGTGCCAAGTTCATCCTGAATGGCCCCTGCGGTGGTTCCATGAACGGCAAATGCGAAGTCGACCCTGGAAAAGACTGCGCCTGGTACCAGATATATGAACGCATGAAAAATCGGGGAAAAGAGCATCTTCTGGAAGGAATTTTTCTGCCCACAAACCATTCTGAAGAGCTGATCCCTAGAAAGTTGAATACTAGAAAATGA
- the fliJ gene encoding flagellar export protein FliJ, translating to MNKFKFKPDNILKLRQAKSDEIKTEMARLLSQKATLILKIESLNSLVFSSLSDLKKVDRMTISDIRDRQERLLSLKGAKEAAELELQNLELQIGNVRTKFMQAMRDLKIMENLRDKKLREFEKSRGRTEQKTLDEQGTQRFLRND from the coding sequence ATGAATAAATTCAAATTCAAACCGGACAATATTTTGAAACTGAGGCAGGCTAAATCCGACGAAATCAAGACGGAAATGGCCAGATTACTCTCACAGAAAGCCACCCTCATTTTGAAAATCGAATCTCTCAATTCACTGGTTTTCTCTTCTCTTTCAGATCTGAAAAAAGTGGACCGGATGACGATCAGCGACATCCGCGACAGGCAGGAGCGCCTTTTGTCCCTGAAGGGGGCGAAAGAAGCGGCAGAGCTCGAACTGCAGAATCTTGAACTGCAGATCGGAAATGTCAGAACTAAATTCATGCAGGCAATGAGAGACTTGAAAATCATGGAAAATTTACGGGATAAGAAACTGCGGGAATTCGAAAAATCGCGCGGCCGTACTGAGCAGAAAACCCTGGATGAGCAGGGAACGCAAAGATTCCTGCGCAATGATTGA
- a CDS encoding SPOR domain-containing protein: MANSSFEWEGHSRKPKTTDRMIVYIIWFVTLALIVSVGVLINKKIEKNEQAKQILFSAHYREETVKTPEKKQDRPDLKTPEKTVAEKTEDFGDLKKPYSLRILESFDSFRHANQRALEFESKNFIVQIVPDESKYFLELESFKEEKDVLALKETLQTGNIQSKIVSRSTNGLNPQRDLEDEIIKLKENLKTEKTAEVAAQADVKTTEELKTTKEVVLAGESSRPGKTSEAVVGKPAREMTAEKKETALEKVASPSKSADKIGSDNEKAIEKSVKHTETLESSILAKTVETFVNSVLIDKPTAAETPVSGYTLQAGAYSDKIGAEKLRDFLNGREGQNAFIQVRGRLFKVCLGQFMSYDQAKTFSQKLDSISFEGSLLGFFVLKISQP, translated from the coding sequence TTGGCTAACTCCTCCTTCGAATGGGAAGGCCACAGCAGGAAACCCAAGACTACCGACAGGATGATTGTTTATATCATCTGGTTTGTTACACTCGCCCTGATCGTGAGCGTGGGAGTGCTGATCAACAAAAAAATCGAAAAGAATGAGCAGGCAAAGCAGATACTGTTTTCGGCTCATTACAGGGAAGAAACTGTTAAAACACCCGAAAAAAAACAGGACAGACCGGATCTGAAAACCCCTGAAAAGACGGTTGCTGAGAAAACCGAAGACTTCGGGGATTTAAAAAAGCCCTATTCTCTAAGAATCCTGGAAAGCTTTGACAGCTTCCGCCATGCAAATCAGAGAGCGCTGGAGTTTGAATCAAAAAACTTCATTGTGCAGATAGTGCCCGATGAATCAAAGTATTTCCTGGAACTGGAATCATTCAAAGAAGAAAAGGATGTGCTGGCTTTGAAGGAAACGCTGCAGACTGGTAATATACAGAGTAAAATTGTTTCAAGGAGCACGAATGGATTGAATCCCCAGCGTGACCTGGAGGATGAAATTATAAAGCTCAAGGAAAACTTGAAAACAGAAAAAACTGCGGAAGTTGCTGCACAGGCTGATGTCAAAACCACAGAAGAGTTGAAAACCACAAAGGAAGTGGTTTTGGCGGGTGAATCTTCCAGGCCAGGAAAAACTTCCGAAGCGGTTGTAGGGAAGCCAGCCAGAGAAATGACAGCCGAAAAGAAAGAAACTGCCTTGGAAAAGGTGGCTTCTCCGTCTAAATCCGCAGATAAGATAGGTTCAGACAATGAGAAGGCTATAGAAAAGAGCGTGAAGCACACTGAGACTTTAGAGAGCTCCATTCTAGCGAAAACCGTGGAAACTTTTGTCAACAGCGTGCTGATTGATAAACCGACGGCAGCTGAAACTCCAGTGAGCGGATACACACTTCAGGCTGGGGCATATTCTGATAAGATCGGTGCAGAGAAGCTGAGAGATTTTTTAAATGGCAGAGAAGGACAGAACGCCTTTATCCAGGTTCGTGGCAGACTTTTCAAGGTCTGTCTGGGTCAGTTCATGAGTTATGATCAAGCTAAAACCTTTTCTCAGAAGCTGGATTCGATCAGTTTCGAAGGCTCTTTGCTAGGATTCTTTGTGCTGAAGATCAGTCAACCCTGA
- the amrS gene encoding AmmeMemoRadiSam system radical SAM enzyme, with the protein MPKEALHYRRGDVICLLCPHECRLKNGQTGNCKARTAIDGRLYSDNYGSVTGIGMDPVEKKPLYHFYPGSEILSIGTFGCNLHCFFCQNYSISQAVAQAKEIQPEDLADLLREYGGIGVAYTYSEPLIWYEFVSDCCRIVRKNGKKNVLVTNGFIKPEPLAELLPSIDAMNIDLKAFSDEFYRKHCGGQLAPVLETIRISAKSCHVELTNLVVTDLNDNEEEFMELVEFVAEIDREIPLHISRYHPSYNCLNPATSQVTLQRFYQIAKEKLQFVYLGNLMDKEASSTFCPGCGKMVVERLGYNVRNRLKGRNCPFCGTGVKGEYFG; encoded by the coding sequence ATGCCTAAGGAAGCTCTACATTATCGGCGTGGAGATGTGATCTGCCTTCTCTGCCCGCATGAATGCAGGTTGAAAAACGGACAGACCGGTAATTGCAAGGCAAGGACTGCCATCGACGGCAGACTATACTCTGATAATTACGGAAGTGTGACCGGAATCGGCATGGATCCGGTGGAAAAAAAACCGCTTTATCATTTTTATCCGGGATCCGAAATTCTTTCAATCGGCACTTTTGGCTGCAACCTTCATTGTTTTTTCTGTCAAAATTATTCTATTTCTCAAGCGGTAGCGCAAGCAAAGGAAATACAGCCTGAGGATCTTGCTGATCTATTGAGGGAATATGGCGGGATTGGAGTGGCATATACTTATTCGGAACCGCTGATCTGGTATGAATTTGTATCGGATTGCTGCAGGATAGTCAGGAAAAACGGCAAGAAAAACGTACTGGTAACGAACGGATTTATCAAGCCAGAACCTCTTGCCGAGCTGCTGCCGTCTATTGACGCAATGAATATTGACTTGAAAGCGTTCAGTGATGAATTCTATCGGAAGCACTGCGGCGGACAACTGGCGCCTGTGCTGGAAACCATTCGAATTTCAGCCAAGTCCTGTCATGTGGAGTTGACCAATCTGGTGGTCACGGACTTGAACGACAATGAAGAAGAATTCATGGAACTGGTTGAATTTGTGGCAGAGATTGACAGAGAGATTCCGCTGCACATTTCACGTTATCATCCCTCATATAACTGCTTGAATCCAGCAACCAGTCAGGTGACGCTGCAGCGGTTTTATCAGATTGCCAAAGAAAAACTTCAATTCGTTTATCTTGGCAATCTGATGGATAAGGAAGCCTCTTCCACTTTCTGTCCTGGCTGTGGTAAGATGGTTGTTGAAAGATTAGGCTATAATGTCAGAAACCGGTTGAAAGGGAGAAACTGCCCTTTCTGTGGAACCGGGGTCAAAGGAGAGTATTTTGGCTAA
- a CDS encoding methylenetetrahydrofolate reductase translates to MNESRLEQKLRNREFPITAELFSIRGTDVSTIMKKAELLRDYADAFNITDNHRATMRVCPLAVCSKLVQTGLEPVFQITCRDRNRLALQSDTLGAYLMGIRNIFAVTGDHLSVGDYPMAFPVFDLDSVQFLRNLTELERGRDSAGKKLRGAPKFFKGAAVNMTATPEWIHLAKLRKKIVAGAQFFQSQLIFSPELALSMLEKVKGQAYFIAGITILKDLTFTRFLKEKVPGIYIPDEMIRHQEKAGDELKAGLEIAVSVIRELRDHFDGLHVMALGLEEYIPEILKKSGVR, encoded by the coding sequence ATGAATGAGAGCAGACTGGAACAGAAATTACGGAACAGAGAATTTCCAATTACTGCTGAACTTTTTTCAATTAGAGGGACAGATGTTTCCACGATTATGAAAAAAGCGGAGCTCCTGCGGGATTATGCCGATGCTTTCAATATTACAGACAATCACAGAGCCACGATGAGGGTCTGCCCTCTGGCTGTCTGCTCTAAACTGGTCCAGACTGGCCTGGAGCCAGTCTTTCAGATCACATGCCGCGACCGGAATCGCCTGGCTCTCCAGAGCGACACACTCGGCGCTTATCTGATGGGTATCAGGAATATTTTTGCTGTCACAGGAGACCATTTATCAGTGGGAGATTACCCGATGGCTTTTCCGGTGTTTGATCTGGATTCAGTCCAGTTTCTGAGGAATCTGACAGAATTGGAGCGGGGCAGGGACTCGGCAGGGAAAAAGCTGAGAGGGGCACCCAAATTTTTCAAAGGGGCAGCGGTAAATATGACAGCAACCCCTGAGTGGATACATCTGGCGAAGCTCAGAAAAAAAATCGTGGCAGGTGCGCAGTTTTTTCAGTCGCAGCTGATATTTTCTCCTGAGCTTGCACTGAGCATGCTTGAAAAAGTCAAAGGTCAGGCTTATTTCATTGCCGGGATCACGATCCTGAAAGACTTGACATTCACCAGATTTTTAAAGGAGAAAGTTCCTGGAATTTATATCCCGGATGAAATGATCAGACATCAGGAAAAGGCCGGAGACGAACTGAAAGCTGGTTTGGAAATCGCAGTCAGCGTAATCAGGGAACTCAGGGATCATTTTGACGGCTTGCATGTGATGGCACTCGGCCTTGAAGAATACATCCCTGAAATCCTGAAAAAATCAGGGGTTCGATGA
- a CDS encoding RnfABCDGE type electron transport complex subunit B: MTAALLTLGVLGLLFGLLLSLASIAFHQKKSDRQEAILNLLPGSNCGGCGFAGCSGYAEALSINAASAGLCLPGGEKTISRIQSLLGLTGGKAAARKAYVFCYGSNESAKKECIYSGIPDCMAADLISGGEKSCQSGCLGYGNCAKVCRFSAITVSSEGLAEVNPEKCTGCGKCLPVCPRQLIKMVPAGKKVFVGCNSHEKGAQVKKVCDIGCIGCKVCEKVCKVQAIKVFDNLAVIDYEKCTECMLCCEKCPVGMIKGIPKVRSQAIIGNDCVGCGLCIVECPVKALSGEKKRKPAVDPTLCTGCGICVVKCPKQAISLKRQDA; the protein is encoded by the coding sequence GTGACTGCTGCGTTATTAACACTTGGAGTGCTGGGACTGCTGTTTGGCTTACTGCTTTCGCTTGCTTCTATTGCTTTCCATCAAAAAAAAAGTGACAGACAGGAAGCAATACTTAACTTACTTCCTGGATCCAATTGCGGGGGATGCGGTTTTGCGGGCTGTTCCGGTTATGCAGAAGCCTTGTCAATCAATGCAGCATCAGCAGGGTTATGTCTTCCAGGAGGAGAAAAGACGATTTCTCGGATTCAGTCTCTACTTGGACTTACAGGTGGAAAAGCTGCTGCCAGGAAGGCTTATGTATTCTGCTATGGGAGTAATGAATCTGCGAAAAAAGAATGTATCTATTCAGGAATTCCAGATTGCATGGCAGCAGACCTGATCTCTGGCGGAGAAAAAAGCTGTCAATCTGGCTGTCTTGGTTATGGGAACTGTGCCAAGGTCTGCCGATTCTCAGCAATTACGGTTTCCAGTGAAGGGCTGGCTGAGGTGAATCCTGAAAAATGCACTGGTTGTGGGAAATGTCTTCCAGTCTGTCCCAGACAATTGATTAAAATGGTTCCTGCTGGGAAAAAGGTATTTGTAGGCTGCAATTCACATGAAAAAGGAGCACAGGTAAAAAAAGTCTGCGATATAGGGTGCATAGGATGCAAAGTCTGTGAGAAAGTGTGCAAAGTACAGGCGATTAAAGTCTTTGATAATCTGGCTGTAATTGATTATGAAAAATGTACGGAATGCATGCTCTGCTGCGAAAAATGTCCGGTCGGAATGATCAAGGGAATTCCTAAAGTCAGGTCACAGGCCATTATCGGCAACGACTGTGTTGGTTGCGGATTGTGCATAGTTGAATGTCCGGTTAAAGCCTTGTCAGGGGAGAAGAAACGCAAACCGGCAGTAGACCCGACCCTCTGTACAGGATGTGGAATCTGTGTAGTCAAATGCCCTAAACAGGCCATTTCATTAAAGAGACAAGATGCCTAA